DNA from Papio anubis isolate 15944 chromosome 1, Panubis1.0, whole genome shotgun sequence:
CCGACAGCTAATATTCCTGCCATCCAATATACTTTTATACTTCTCTGGTAACTTTActaaatttcctttgaaattccACCATTGTCACCACTTTTGATCCTAGCATTCTGATGAAGCTGGCACTGGCTTTATAGATAGAGCAGTGACTGATTCTAGGATGGCATATAACCATGGTCAATCCAATCAAAGCCTTTGAGattaaattcagaaaatgttGTTTGGCCTGTTGCAGAAGAACATAAAGCCCTGAAACTTGAAGGAATATAGGGGCTCTGGCAGtgtctgccatcttgctctgacTTGAAACTGAGAGAGAACAACAGAATCCTGATGGCATCATTTGAGTCCTAAATCCAGTTGACTACCCTTTAACTTTTCAGTTAGGCAAGCTAAGTTTGGGTCAGGTTTTCCCTCACTTGCAACTAAAAGTTCTTAGCCATAAGGTGTCTATGACTTTGAGCTGTGCATGCTGGAAGGGTTTGAATCAGATTTCAACAAGATAAGGCAGGTGAAATGTGAATCCCTATGTTTCTACATAAGGGTATTTTTTGCAACTTGTTTTCTCAAATAAAGCATCTTATCAGTTTTAGAAGTACTGAGTATGAACCACAttagaaaagtaattttagaaaAAGCTTAGTATAGATGAAATACACCCATATTTTCCTACAATAGtctatgtgaatttttaaataattaaagtattttatgCTTGACAATTCACTTTTTAAAGCATTCAACCATCCATTTTATTAATACTTAATCAAAACTGTATTTCCACTTCTACTTGTTTCTGGGTTTATTTAATGTAAGAAAGGTATTTTGcggatgtattagtccattttgcattgctataaagaaatacctgagactgtaatttataaagaaaagaggtttatttggctcatggttctagagactgtacaggaagcgtggtgccaacatctgcttctggtaagaCCTCAGTAAGATTTTAGgcatggcagaagggaaggagaggtggcgtgtcacatggcaagagagggaacaagagagaggCCAGGCTGTTTTAAACACCCAGCTCTCATGTGACCTAATAGAGGGAGAACTATAGAGCAAGAACTCAGTTACTACCGCtgggacagcaccaagccattcatgagggatctacctTCCTGGccccaacacctcccaccaggccccacctccaacactggggatcacatttcaatatgagatttgaaggggacaaatatccaaactatatcagtggGACTTTGGTAAAGAGTTTATCATATCTTTACAATGTAATGCTGGCCAGAAAAGTGGAAGGAAATATCAGCCAATCAGCAGCACTAttatgtttaattaatttttcattctgtttgatAAGGTTTGCATCATCTAAACACATCTTAAATGAGAgcatttatgtaaataattacaACTAACAAAATGAGATGAAACGTGAGTAAAattcatgaaaggaaaaaagggaatagaaaaggaaactgtgtttcttataataaaataccatttacatACTCCTCATTAATTACTAAAacaaatatcaaagaaaatgCAGGCTGTAGCATCTGTCATATCTGAATTTGAATACCAATTTTGCTAATTCCTTGAGCAAGGTATTTAGCATCattgaatctcagtttcttcacttataAATAGGGATAATAGTCTATACATCATAGGGATGCTAGGTAATTACATCAAATGATGTAATATGTTTAAATCTCTCCATTCATCATGATACTACTCCTGAATGTGACTGACTCAAGGACCTTACTATAGATCACTAAGAATAAAAACCTTCCATGATATTCATTGTAACTTCATGTTAATTATGGAATAAGTTTTCCACAGGACTTTTTCTGGAACTATGAGTATAGTGGCACCTGGTCGTTTACAAACATGGACTGCGAGCACCAGGCCAGACTAGAACTATTGGTGGCCATCTTTGCTACTACATCAAGACAGCCTGCCTTGAGAATGAAGCCAGCACAGTGGAAAGTAGATTCAAaatactgagagagagagagattatttgaGTTCAGCTTCCACGAAGTACTCAGGCCCTGTCTCTATGTCAGGTTTTCTTAGACCCTGTCAATCTCTCAGCATTGATTTTGCACCACCCCATGGGGTCCTTCCCAACCCTGCAGGCCTCACTGTCTCCCAACTTACGTCCTCTTTCATCTTGCTACCTTCTCAGCAAGGTAAATCCCCAATTCTTCCTTCAACATGCAATAACTACAATAACAGCAATAACACTAATAAGATCACATATCTAAGGAGTGTTTTATTGTGTGACAAGTACTGttctaaatatattcaatatattgtctcatttaattctaacaaaAAAAATATGTAGTAATTCTTATTATTACCCCAATTTGGGGTAGTGGAGGCCCACATACATTAAGTAACCTTatctttatctaatttttaaggacaagttttgttttttttaaatttttttttgtccgGATCCTTCAGGTCTTTGCCTTTTGAtttctaaaacatgttttttctcctaaggaaaaaaaatctcaaaagagaagaaaagctttGCCATTCACATCAGTTGACTCTGAAAGTAGTTTTAGGAGCTTATTTCAGAAGTCAAAAGCTGAACATTGATGGATGATTCTGGATGTTTAGGGGAAAGGTAACAAAGAagtaagaaaagaatattttattaccatatttcaaagtattttcaaaacagaatctggttaatgactttttttttttaatccaagcaAAGTGTGGAAAGGACATTGGTAGCACTGTACAATGGAACTACTAGAAACAGACTCAAGTGCCACCAGGACCCTCTTTCCAGCACTAACCTGTGTGCACTTTCTTCTGTTTGGGTGGCCTGGCCTTTCCACCATGAAAAACATGGTCTCCAGCAGGTCCTCAGAGTCACATGGTAACTTTTGCCACCAGAAAGAGGCTGACTCTTTTTTCCTACTcgcagtttaaaataaaaattccaagaaaAGACTCTCATTGTCCTGGCCCAGAGTATTGTTACCCCTGGGTCAATCAACCACGCCCTAGGCTTGGGTTTGCAGGAGGTGATGGGGAGATCTCTAAGAACCACTTTACCTATCCAGATTCattctccacccccaccctgccatGATTTAAATGGAATTCAACAATTTCTAtattatcatgaaaataaaaataccatttatagAACCTCAAGAGGCTCACCTAACTGAACTGCAGTCAAAGGGCTATAACCTTCTGGTTAAGTTCCGCCAGTGGGAAACCTcagcagagaggcagagggagtgaGAAGTGTGAGGTGGAACTGTTTATTTCCCTGGCTCCTGCCTGTGAGTTCATCACAGCCTGGTTACATTCCTCAACCAAAGGACAGAAACTGCTCCCAGGGGAGCCCTCTCCACACCACCCTTCTGGGATCTATTAAAAACTCTTCCTCTATTCCCCAAtcttggggttgggggtgggctGATAACGTTACTTTCACTGGCTGAGGGCTACTGCACTATCCCTTGTGATTTTCTACATCCCACTCAGAACTTCCTCCTGGAATTATTTTAACTATAGGGTGCCATATGTTTCCTTTGACCCTGACAGATACAGTCATCCCAAACAAACACTTATAAATAGATATTGACAACCATTAAAAGAGAATTGAATAGAATTCTTGATCTCATTCCTTCATCTTTatcaattcaacaaataatgaTTGGACTTCTCTATGCCAAGCCCCGGGCACATGTTTATGTCATGCAATGACATTAGTATATGACCAAAGTGATGATGTGGCTAATATTCCTGGGATGCAGGATAAAGAAGATTCATCTGAAGCTTCTCCTCTGAACGTGGATGAAGTGTGGTTGAGAATATAAGCTCTAGCATCAGATAAACCTGGGTGTgcagcccagctctgcctctgtgtgtgATTCTGGGCAGGTTACTCAATGTATTTAAATCTCTGTTTCCCCACCTGCCAAATGGAGATAACAGTGAGATTCACCTCACAGATCTATTGGAAGACTATATAAGGTAATATGAAGTGCTTATCACACTGCCTGACACGTAGCAAAAGCTTAATAAAAAGTattcattattatatatgtatacaatatataatcatatatcatatatagtgATTATTATCTATAAAATTTGTAATTCTATTTAAATTCAGAAATCATACATTAAAAATTTCTTATGCCTTTAGCATTGTATTAGActctgaggaggaaaaaaatccgAGCTTGCTTACCATATAACTGGAAACGCAGGTATGCTTTAGCCAACATCAAGTGGATTAGGAGCCAGGATGGCAGTGGGGACCCAGTGCATGGAAAGCAGGGACATTGTCCCAAAGCAGGGACATTTTTACCTGACAGGAGATAGAGTGCTACCTGGAGAAGAAGACATTTGAGATGGTCTTGAAACATGAGTGGCTGCTTCTCAGATGAACAAGATGGGGAAAGGTattccatttgaaaacaaaagagcAAGAGTAAAGACACAGGAGCACCTTTATAGGCAGATGAAGCCTGTGAGGCTGGAGCAGTCTGCAAGTGGGACACTGTGGTAGTGGAAGAAGGGGCCATAGGGAACCACAACTTAGACCTGGCTAAGGGGAATATCACTTAAGATCTGGTAGATAGATTGGAGCAGTAGATACAAGAGGCAGAGAGCCAGTTAGAAAGCTGTTGAGACTTTGAAGTATATCCCTAACAATGGGGCCTGGGAAGGAAGAGACTTTCAAGGTCAAACCCCAGCAATATTGAACACACTTTTGAGATGGTCagataaatgtatgaaaatattgttttcttctccCAGAGCACTTGACAGGAAATCTAATTAGAGCCACTTGTTTCTTTTAATAGAGTCCACCCACAAGATTAAATCCCTCCACGTTTCAATACTCTTTTGATTAGCCTATGGGGTGGATGGGTATGATTTGAAATGaccttttagaaataaattttatgtgtattttcagGTCCTCCCAAACATTTTCCTGTGGTCATTGTCAATCATATTTTGAAAGATGTGTTAACCAGCTATCTACAAGTAGAAGAATATGAACCAGAGCTCTGTAGACAGATGACTAAAACCATTTCTGAGGTACACGTGTGATTTGCCCAAAGTGTTAACATTGGCTAGAATATTTGCTAAAGTACAATGAACCCTCTACTTTTTTGATGAGGGGAATTAATTTGCAGTAACagttaaaatgcatatttataattAGGTCATATTCTacatatatgagtgtgtgtgtgtgtgtgtgcatgtgtgtgtatacataaaacCTTTGTCTAAAACAATCATATGCATCATTTGCATGCATTATGTAAAATTGTATAAAACTGCCCCATTTATAAAagtgtttattataaaagatacaacatttcaatgattattttctcttcactAAGGCAGCTTCTTTGAGTGCCATCAAATACAGACTTTAAGCATGTTTCTATTTTTACCAACCCCAGGGCTGGAACTTCATCAAGGTTTTCTCTACTCTCTTTTTTATAACAAACTCTTTAATAAACATTAATGATTAGTTATATTACAGGAGACTCCAGATGTATGATTCCTTAATTAGACATGAATAAGACAGTGTAACTCCAATGCCAACATTCTTTGACATGAAGCCATCTTAACATAAATTTTCAAagaatgtaatttattaaattctGTGCTCTGGATTATAATTATTTCGTGTATCTTAGAAAAGGTAGATTTATTGCTGGTGTTATGATTTTGTCCCTGAATGTTCTATCTCAAGAGGACCATGCTTGAAGGGAATCATAGTTACGGTTCTACAACAATTACTCAAAGTATCTACAATGTATCATGCTATTAAATTAAATCCCCTCTATTTATAACAAAGGTTAATACTTTTGAATTTCAATGTGGCTAAATGAAGACCCTCcctttttttacatttctagGTTATTAAAGCCCGGGTCAAGGACTTGATGATTCCACGATATAAACTAATTGTGATTGTTCACATTGGACAACTGAACAGGCAGAGCATACTTATTGGAAGCAGATGCCTCTGGAATCCTAAAAATGATACCTTTTCATCTTACGTTTTCAGAAATTCTTCTCTTTTCGCTCTTGCAAATGTCTATGCAGTTTACCTTGAGTGACTGAAAATAAGAAATCTAGCTCTTACTTTTGAAAATCCTGAGGCAGACTGTATGTCTGTATACAAAAGTTTTACTGCCAAAAACTTTGAGAAAGAAACAACACGGATATTTCAAGCAACTGgaagcttttgaattttttcatattCTAGTAAAGATTGGGGGCGGGGAGAATAGCACAGAAAGAATCTTGTTTTTCTAAAGCAGGAACCTGGTCTTGGTTTTGCTGGATTGTTTTCCATAGACATAgattcttattaaatatttgttttggtactaattattttaattattctttaattaaAGAGTTACAATTTCCtgcattgttttttaataaagaaaagctTTAGAAAAACTATGGCTATATACCCTGACCAATAAATGATAGCAGAGTATTCAACATGGGtacacacaaatgataaataatatgCCTCAGTGCTGCATATAAAAGAATACTGGTTTTCATTTTGTACTTAATAAATTGAGCAGCATTCATTAAGTGCAATTATTGTTACATGTACCTGACAGTTGAAACTGCTGAGGTAGAATTAATGGCTTCATAACAATTATCGTGGTCCCACGGGCTGCAAGCTAAAACTAGAAGCTCTTGTGGCTTGCCTGCACTTTACACAACTGTGGGAGAACTGAATGTTGGCTCTTCAGTAATGGAAACTATAAAGTGAATAAAGGCTTTTTGGGGCACTGAAGTAGACATTGTGATATTAAATATACATGATGCTTAATACTAAATGTGTCTGTAACACATAAAATCATTTATTGGAAAGAGACATCGTTTTTAAATATCCTGAGCTAACAAACTTTTTCACAAAATATATAGCTGGCACCTTAACAAATAAAGCATGTGTATTTACCATTTTACTCCTATCAATTTAATACTAAAGTGACCCAGTGAGGATTTGAATAGATGGGCGCTAAAATTTACAGGGCTGAAATAGCTTATTATTCTGCTGGTTAATGTATCTTATGCCAcggatcatttatttttatgaagcttTCAAGTCTTTGTGTGCAAGTAAAATGATGTTGTGGCGTTGTTCTTGGATGGTAAGTGGACGGCCTAGAGGACATTTATTAAAGGTCAAAGACAAATTGTACACATATGGAGCAAATTAGCAATGCTGTAgtcttaaggaaaaaataatttgtcattcaTTCACATCAAAAAGAGTTTAGCGAATGGAACACCAGtcaatgctttcattttaaaatgttttggtgTCTTACTTTTCCCCCAAAAACGACATATAGTAAAAAATTGATACTTTTAAAATCCCTTTCTTTCTGCTATTGTCTGGCTTTTAAAGTGATTATTCCAAATGAATTTGTCAATTTCcactatttttttcctgttagtgCATTAGTGGGAATATGTCTATGTAATAATTTATCACAACCAATATTTGTCAATCTCCACAGACCAGTTTTCAATCTGGATTAGATTACAAGTATAATAAGTAAATGAGCTTCATATTTTCATGACACATTTGTGAACATCTACCTTCATGGAACGACAGCGGGGGTAATCATATCACAACTTTGTATGAATAAATCAAAATGAAGAAACTTCTTTAACATATAGAAAGTCTATTGTAACAATGACTGTTTCAGAGTTCTAAATTCTAATCCACGAGATAATTTCTTACCATCTTCCCCAGGCTGTGTTGAGAATCGAAACTGCAAAGCATGATggcagttaaaaaacaaaaaagaaagcagtttgCCAGCATATTGCCATGCACTGTAATTCAGATACTCAATGATGAATTCTAGCAACTATATAGCAGTATAAGAATACACAGTAAAAACTCACTCATTGCAACTAACTTGGGAGAAGCTAGTTATCACACAGAACCTTATcatgagaaatttttaaagaaattatcacACAGAACCTTATCAtgagaaattttgaaagaaatgacaTTATAAATTTGAAGGAattcttttactttgaaatacCCTGAACTTCCctggtatttttttcctctcctacaGTGCCATCCTTCTTCCCAGACCAGCCATGCCCATCCCTGCCCCAGAGCCTTCACTCATGCTTTCCTACCTCAGAACACCCCCCCTCCCACTTAAGCAACTTTCTTCACTTTTCAGGGTCACATTCAAGTCTCACCTTTTCTCTCAGTCCTTCTCTATTCATTGCTTGCCTCCTGCTGTCTCTCCTCTGATCATTCTCATGGTCgagctaacttttgaatttttgttttgtttcctttactaTTAATAGATTGAAGACGTATTGAGGACACTGACCACATAACTTGACAGTGCCTagcaataaaaatcatttttacttttaacgTTATCATTATGTGCATTGCACTGTGCTACATAACTCCCAGCTGCACAGATAATAGCAAACACAGTTCAACCCCTGAGGAACCAGGATCATATAGGGGTGAAAATAGAAGTACACAAGTGACCACAGTATAGGCTCAAATATGTTGTCATAAGAAAAATCCAGAATATCTTTATCCAATTAATGGAATCGTGGAAGCCttcatgaaaggaaagaaaatgtaagcTAGACTGTGAAGGAGAGATTAGAATTTCAACAGGCAGAAGATTACAGGAAGTCTAGGCTGGATAAAACACAGTGTTCATTAAGATAAGTGGTTAGAACTAAGATTAGAAGAATACGTTGTGAGTATCTGAGTAAGAAAATAAGTAATCATTAAAGGTTTTTCATTAGGCTAGCAGTATAAATGAACGGACACTCTAAGAAGATGAATATgttggaaaagaacagaaagactCTTGGGGAGGTGAGAGGTAATAGAGGCTGGAAGAGGCAGTGGCATTGGAAATGGAAAGGAGAGGATAGTTGTATGAGACACTATGGGGGCAAGGTCTACATGAGTAGGCAAGGGGAAGGAGGAGTCAGAAGTGACTCCAACATGATATGAAAAGACAGTTGAAAGTTTCGAGCTCTGAACGTTTGCAGACTTAGGGCTGAGTCCTGCTGTCCCAAGCACAAGTTAAGTGACCTCAAATAAATTACTAATCTCACTAAGCCACAGCTTCTTCATTGTAAAGGAATGATAATActggtacctacctcataggattttGGTGATAATTACATACATATGTTTGCTAAACCATCATAATTCCTGATAGAAAGCTCTCAATACAGTAGCTCTTATGGTTGCAATTGAAAGTTTCAGTGTGGGTCACTAGTTCAATGAGCCTATTAACAAAACTAAGGAAGTCAGCAGGAAGAATTTGAGGAATAAAATATGAAGTTTGATTTTTCACTTGTTGAATTTAAGTTAATGATGGGATATTAAGATGGGGTTAGCCTCCGGCAGCTGAGAACATGGGGCTGGAGCTGAGCTACGACATCAAGGTGAGAGATTTAGACTTGGCAGTCATCCAGATTGAGACCTAACATCCTCctgctttataaaatattcattagcAGAATCTTCAGCAAGTATAGTGAGTACTAATAGCAAATTACTAAAAATTCAGTTAACTCTGGGAACATCAGCCAGaaaccaccccccaaaaattaaTAGGAACTGTTTTtccaaaactaaaattaaataatgccttcttttcttcattaaaaaaaaatcctagacgATCCTTTTGTGTTTTCAGACATCATAAAAAATGTAAGGGTTCTCTCAAAAATACATTAGCATCTTGAATGGAGGTGTCAGTGCTGTCATCTGCTGTCATTGTTAATAAAATggctttaaagaaaatacataataggAGGTTCTTCCAACAGAGTCCAACAGATTATATGTTGGGAAATTAAGTGCTAGTTTAactccttcattaaaaaaaaaaaaaactcttaagaaTTATCCCAGTATACgggaatgattttaaaaacaacgGTTGAGAAA
Protein-coding regions in this window:
- the TCTEX1D1 gene encoding tctex1 domain-containing protein 1; protein product: MMMSDNTRDRAARSSKKRGSISSLSNHEFWRKEIHGRTKDSTSTVSYMDEPSQRDDVSRLTVQMENTYQLGPPKHFPVVIVNHILKDVLTSYLQVEEYEPELCRQMTKTISEVIKARVKDLMIPRYKLIVIVHIGQLNRQSILIGSRCLWNPKNDTFSSYVFRNSSLFALANVYAVYLE